A genomic segment from Pseudoxanthomonas sp. CF385 encodes:
- a CDS encoding response regulator → MSPPERSPRVFIVEDESLLVMLLEDLLPTLGYDVAGSAGSVDQALTDLADAQIDVAVIDINLAGTPSFPVADALHARGVPFLFTTGYGPQGLPERFADAQVLAKPYRRQDIESALTRMCPRA, encoded by the coding sequence ATGAGCCCGCCCGAGCGCAGCCCGCGTGTCTTCATCGTCGAAGACGAATCCCTGCTGGTGATGCTGCTGGAAGACCTGCTGCCCACGCTGGGCTACGACGTGGCCGGCAGCGCCGGATCGGTGGATCAGGCGCTGACCGATCTCGCCGATGCGCAGATCGACGTGGCCGTCATCGACATCAACCTGGCGGGCACGCCATCGTTCCCCGTCGCCGACGCGCTGCACGCGCGCGGCGTGCCGTTTCTGTTCACCACCGGCTACGGCCCGCAGGGGCTGCCTGAGCGGTTCGCCGATGCGCAGGTGCTGGCCAAGCCGTACCGCAGGCAGGACATCGAATCCGCGCTGACCCGCATGTGCCCGAGGGCGTAA
- a CDS encoding adenylosuccinate synthase — protein MGQSVVVLGAQWGDEGKGKIVDLLTEEIGAVVRFQGGHNAGHTLVIGGKKTVLHLIPSGILRPDALCLIGNGVVLSPAALMKEIAELETAGVEVRSRLKISPATPLIMPYHIALDQAREKAAGGKAIGTTGRGIGPAYEDKVARRGIRVADLHYPKQLEELLRTALDYHNFVLTKYLGVEAVDFQKTYDEALAFGEYVQPMKSDVAGILHDLRKQGKRVLFEGAQGALLDIDHGTYPYVTSSNTTVGGAFAGTGVGADAIDYVLGICKAYATRVGGGPFPTELDDEIGQGIRDRGQEYGASTGRPRRCGWMDIVALKRAVAINGISGLCITKLDVLDGMEKLKICIAYEYRGKRTEYAPLDAGGWEECTPVYLEFPGWEENTHGITEWDKLPPAARAYLRALEELSGCPLAIVSTGPDRDHTMVLQDPFA, from the coding sequence ATGGGTCAGTCAGTCGTCGTTCTCGGCGCCCAGTGGGGCGATGAAGGCAAGGGCAAGATCGTCGATCTGCTCACCGAGGAAATCGGTGCCGTCGTCCGCTTCCAGGGCGGCCACAATGCCGGCCACACCCTGGTCATCGGTGGCAAGAAGACCGTTCTCCACCTGATTCCCTCCGGCATCCTGCGCCCCGACGCGCTGTGCCTGATCGGCAACGGCGTGGTGCTCTCGCCGGCGGCCCTGATGAAGGAAATCGCCGAGCTGGAAACCGCCGGCGTGGAAGTGCGTTCTCGCCTGAAGATCTCCCCGGCCACCCCGCTGATCATGCCGTACCACATCGCCCTGGATCAGGCCCGCGAGAAGGCTGCCGGCGGCAAGGCCATCGGCACCACCGGCCGCGGCATCGGCCCGGCGTACGAAGACAAGGTGGCGCGTCGCGGCATCCGCGTGGCCGACCTGCATTACCCCAAGCAGCTGGAAGAGCTGCTGCGCACGGCGCTGGATTACCACAACTTCGTGCTGACCAAGTATCTGGGCGTGGAAGCCGTCGACTTCCAGAAGACCTACGACGAGGCGCTCGCCTTCGGCGAATACGTGCAGCCGATGAAGTCCGACGTGGCCGGCATCCTGCACGACCTGCGCAAGCAGGGTAAGCGCGTGCTGTTCGAAGGCGCGCAGGGTGCGCTGCTCGACATCGACCACGGCACCTATCCGTACGTCACCAGCTCCAACACCACCGTCGGCGGCGCGTTCGCCGGCACCGGCGTGGGCGCGGACGCGATCGACTACGTGCTGGGCATCTGCAAGGCCTACGCCACGCGCGTCGGCGGCGGTCCGTTCCCGACCGAGCTGGACGACGAGATCGGCCAGGGCATCCGCGACCGCGGCCAGGAATACGGCGCCTCCACCGGCCGTCCGCGCCGCTGCGGCTGGATGGACATCGTCGCGCTGAAGCGCGCCGTGGCCATCAACGGCATCTCCGGCCTGTGCATCACCAAGCTCGACGTGCTCGACGGCATGGAGAAGCTGAAGATCTGCATCGCCTACGAGTACCGCGGCAAGCGCACCGAGTACGCGCCGCTGGATGCGGGCGGCTGGGAAGAGTGCACGCCGGTGTACCTCGAGTTCCCGGGCTGGGAAGAGAACACCCACGGCATCACCGAGTGGGACAAGCTGCCGCCGGCCGCCCGTGCCTACCTGCGCGCGCTGGAAGAACTCTCCGGCTGCCCGCTGGCCATCGTCAGCACCGGCCCGGACCGCGACCACACCATGGTCCTGCAGGATCCGTTCGCCTGA